A window of the Brumimicrobium sp. genome harbors these coding sequences:
- a CDS encoding DNA mismatch repair protein MutS: MLTCDRQTYQDLSFDKVQSLLEEFCIGPTAKKLALQLKPVGKRDELLKFLNQTNELTQIKRIGLPFPQLEFEELEKEIRLLSIKNASLPEASFSKIRLASGMSNDILHFLEKHANNYPQLKELFTNVKITKEIIQLIDEVFDLHNQIRDKASPTLFEIRQNLTHVHKQINTSFDRCVRKYLKKGVLNEIKESFIDERRVLAVISSYKKEVNGRILGNSKTGNITFIEPGEVLPHNKELEQLKDDEQKEIFIILQQLTKKLSNHLPLIKEYQHVLTKLDFIHAKSRLALLMKANLPAILKEQRMDLIDAYHPLLRLNNDLIKKETIPQHIAMHKGARMLVISGPNAGGKSITLKTVGILQLMLQCGLLVSVHPNSKMCLFDILLTDIGDNQSIADELSTYSYRLKRMKHFLNVSNNKTLLLMDEFGTGSDPELGGALAEVFFETLYHKGCFSVITTHYNNIKFKADELPEATNGSMLFNTENLQPLFKLSIGQPGSSFTFEVAQINGISKDLIAKAKTKLDKKKVKFDQLLHELQKEKSYLTRLTQEHITSQFKAEERREFYEQSRDKYEEKLAQLRKNAEEANKFVNLGKKMQQFIDAYTARSRKKDVNQALLEEVKKFIAVEKAKIESVKNEIRLKNKEKRSNKAPTKQEESYAQDRIKVGSKVKLISTKQVGEVEEIKGKDVVISFGFARMKVKLQQLSWVKD; the protein is encoded by the coding sequence ATGTTAACATGCGATCGACAAACATATCAGGATTTAAGTTTTGACAAAGTTCAATCTTTGTTAGAAGAATTTTGTATAGGTCCTACTGCCAAGAAATTAGCTCTGCAGCTAAAACCAGTTGGCAAGCGTGATGAATTGCTTAAGTTTCTGAATCAAACAAATGAATTAACTCAAATAAAGAGGATAGGACTTCCTTTCCCACAACTAGAGTTTGAAGAACTAGAAAAAGAAATCCGTTTATTATCTATCAAAAATGCCAGTTTACCTGAAGCAAGTTTTAGCAAAATTCGCTTAGCATCTGGCATGAGCAATGATATCTTACATTTCCTTGAGAAACACGCTAACAACTATCCCCAACTCAAAGAATTATTTACAAACGTTAAGATTACAAAAGAAATCATACAACTTATAGATGAAGTATTTGATTTACACAATCAGATACGTGATAAGGCCTCACCTACTTTATTTGAAATACGTCAAAACTTAACACACGTTCACAAACAAATCAATACAAGTTTTGACAGATGTGTACGTAAATACTTAAAGAAAGGAGTGCTTAATGAAATTAAGGAGAGTTTTATAGACGAACGCCGTGTATTAGCAGTAATCTCATCCTATAAGAAGGAAGTAAACGGACGTATTTTAGGGAATTCAAAAACTGGAAATATTACGTTTATTGAACCGGGAGAGGTGCTACCACATAATAAAGAATTAGAGCAATTAAAGGATGATGAACAGAAGGAAATATTTATTATTCTTCAACAATTAACCAAGAAATTATCGAACCACCTTCCATTGATTAAAGAATATCAGCACGTGCTCACTAAACTGGATTTTATCCATGCAAAAAGTCGCCTTGCTTTACTTATGAAGGCCAATTTACCGGCTATTCTGAAAGAACAAAGGATGGATTTAATTGATGCTTACCACCCCCTATTAAGACTCAACAACGATCTTATTAAGAAAGAAACAATTCCACAACATATTGCAATGCATAAAGGAGCTAGAATGCTTGTTATTTCAGGTCCTAATGCAGGAGGGAAAAGTATCACACTCAAAACTGTAGGAATACTTCAACTGATGCTACAATGTGGATTATTAGTTTCTGTTCATCCAAATAGCAAGATGTGTCTTTTTGATATTTTGCTTACGGATATTGGAGACAACCAATCAATTGCAGATGAATTGAGCACGTATTCTTATCGCTTGAAAAGAATGAAACATTTTCTAAATGTTTCCAATAATAAAACCCTTTTGTTGATGGATGAATTTGGAACAGGTTCTGATCCTGAACTAGGTGGTGCATTAGCTGAAGTGTTTTTTGAAACACTTTATCATAAGGGCTGTTTTAGTGTTATTACAACACACTACAATAATATCAAATTCAAGGCAGATGAATTACCAGAAGCTACGAATGGATCTATGTTGTTTAATACGGAAAACCTACAGCCACTTTTTAAACTATCTATTGGTCAACCTGGAAGTTCCTTCACTTTTGAAGTTGCACAAATAAATGGAATTTCTAAAGATTTAATAGCTAAAGCAAAGACTAAATTAGATAAAAAGAAGGTTAAATTTGACCAATTACTGCACGAATTGCAGAAAGAGAAATCGTACTTAACACGGTTAACCCAAGAGCATATCACCTCACAATTTAAAGCAGAAGAAAGAAGAGAATTCTACGAACAATCACGAGATAAATACGAAGAGAAATTAGCACAATTACGAAAGAATGCAGAAGAGGCTAATAAATTTGTAAATCTTGGCAAAAAGATGCAACAATTCATAGATGCATATACCGCACGTTCTCGCAAGAAGGATGTAAATCAAGCTTTATTAGAAGAGGTTAAAAAATTTATAGCCGTAGAAAAAGCAAAAATAGAATCTGTAAAGAATGAAATTCGCTTAAAAAACAAAGAGAAGCGTTCTAATAAAGCACCTACTAAACAAGAGGAATCATATGCTCAAGACAGAATTAAAGTAGGAAGTAAAGTTAAACTCATCTCCACCAAGCAAGTGGGAGAAGTAGAAGAAATAAAAGGAAAGGATGTGGTAATTTCCTTTGGCTTTGCACGCATGAAAGTAAAACTCCAGCAGCTTAGTTGGGTCAAGGATTAG